In Vanessa tameamea isolate UH-Manoa-2023 chromosome 19, ilVanTame1 primary haplotype, whole genome shotgun sequence, one genomic interval encodes:
- the LOC113402808 gene encoding succinate dehydrogenase [ubiquinone] cytochrome b small subunit, mitochondrial, translated as MAFSMFLRTPACTSRLLSQHVTRLGAQPALKPVNTERTIATINSLKNSLLKSETTPIMNSVRSFRTSVVRLSGEKAHDHSKLWVVERFTSVLLVPLIPIALIAPNKVLDSLMAILITAHSFWGLEAIAVDYVRASIFGPVIPKIAIGLVYLISIATLGGLFYVITHDIGIANSVRQLWSIKSGQKA; from the exons ATGGCTTTCTCTATGTTCCTACGCACACCtg CTTGCACAAGTCGATTGTTATCTCAGCATGTTACGAGATTAGGAGCACAGCCTGCTTTGAAGCCTGTTAACACTGAACGAACAATAGCAACGATTAACTCATTAAAGAACTCATTATTGAAGTCTGAAACTACACCTATTATGAATTCG gtACGATCGTTCCGCACATCTGTGGTTAGACTGTCAGGTGAGAAAGCCCATGACCACTCTAAGCTGTGGGTGGTTGAGAGGTTTACATCTGTACTTTTGGTGCCACTCATTCCCATAGCATTAATAGCACCCAACAAAGTACTGGACTCACTCATGGCTATCCTGATTACTGCCCATAGTTTCTG GGGCCTGGAAGCAATTGCAGTTGATTACGTGAGGGCAAGTATTTTTGGTCCTGTCATCCCCAAGATTGCCATTGGTCTCGTCTACCTCATCTCCATTGCGACCCTCGGAGGACTCTTCTACGTCATCACCCACGATATCGGAATCGCTAATTCTGTTAGACAATTGTGGTCCATCAAATCTGGCCAAAAagcataa
- the LOC113402805 gene encoding 26S proteasome regulatory subunit 6A-B, giving the protein MATTLEDKSIWEDGEEALSEEVLRMPTDEIISRSRLLDNEIKIMKSEVMRISHELQAQNDKIKENTEKIKVNKTLPYLVSNVIELLDVDPQEEEEDGAVVDLDSQRKGKCAVIKTSTRQTYFLPVIGLVDADKLKPGDLVGVNKDSYLILETLPAEYDARVKAMEVDERPTEQYSDIGGLDKQIQELIEAVVLPMTHKEKFVNLGIHPPKGVLLYGPPGTGKTLLARACAAQTKSTFLKLAGPQLVQMFIGDGAKLVRDAFALAKEKAPAIIFIDELDAIGTKRFDSEKAGDREVQRTMLELLNQLDGFSSTADIKVIAATNRVDILDPALLRSGRLDRKIEFPHPNEEARARIMQIHSRKMNVSPDVNFEELSRSTDDFNGAQCKAVCVEAGMIALRRSATAVTHEDFMDAILEVQAKKKANLSYYA; this is encoded by the exons ATGGCTACAACTTTGGAAGACAAGTCTATCTGGGAAGATGGAGAAGAAGCTTTAAGTGAAGAAGTTCTTCGAATGCCAACAGACGAGATTATCAGTCGAAGCCGACTGTTAGacaacgaaattaaaataatgaaaagtgAAGTAATGAGAATCTCTCATGAACTACAAGCTCAGAACGACAAAATTAAAGAGAACAcagaaaaaattaaagtcaataaaaCTCTGCCATATCTTGTTTCAAACGTGATCGAGCTGCTTGATGTAGACCCTCAGGAGGAAGAAGAAGATGGTGCTGTGGTGGACTTGGACTCCCAGAGAAAAGGAAAGTGTGCTGTCATCAAAACCTCAACTCGTCAGACATACTTCTTACCGGTGATAGGATTGGTTGATGCTGACAAGTTAAAACCAGGTGACCTAGTCGGAGTTAATAAGGATTCTTATCTGATTCTTGAAACTTTGCCTGCTGAATATGATGCGAGAGTGAAGGCTATGGAGGTTGATGAGAGACCTACTGAACAATACTCTGACATTGGTGGGCTGGACAAACAAATTCAG GAACTGATTGAAGCAGTAGTACTGCCAATGACACACAAGGAGAAGTTCGTCAACCTTGGCATTCATCCACCAAAGGGAGTACTGTTGTATGGACCTCCAGGTACTGGCAAGACCTTATTAGCCAGAGCTTGTGCGGCTCAAACCAAATCTACTTTCCTGAAGCTGGCAGGACCTCAGCTTGTTCAGATGTTCATAG gTGATGGAGCAAAATTGGTACGTGATGCCTTCGCTCTGGCTAAAGAAAAGGCACCTGCGATAATCTTCATTGATGAACTTGATGCTATTGGTACCAAGCGTTTCGATTCTGAGAAGGCCGGTGATCGTGAAGTACAACGTACCATGTTAGAGCTGCTTAACCAACTTGATGGATTTAGTTCTACTGCCGATATTAAG GTAATCGCAGCCACAAACAGAGTAGACATTTTAGACCCTGCTCTGCTGAGATCTGGTCGTCTGGATAGGAAGATTGAATTCCCTCACCCTAATGAAGAAGCCAGAGCAAGAATCATGCAGATTCACTCAAG aaaAATGAATGTATCCCCGGATGTCAATTTTGAAGAACTCTCTCGTTCTACTGATGATTTCAATGGAGCACAGTGTAAGGCAGTGTGTGTTGAGGCTGGTATGATCGCACTTCGCCGGTCGGCTACCGCCGTTACTCATGAAGACTTCATGGACGCCATATTGGAAGTGCAAGCCAAGAAAAAGGCCAACCTTAGCTACTACGCTTAG